Proteins from a single region of Ziziphus jujuba cultivar Dongzao chromosome 1, ASM3175591v1:
- the LOC107435092 gene encoding photosystem II stability/assembly factor HCF136, chloroplastic, with the protein MATLQLTDCSKPAIIHLKPSLTSLFATTPCSHFRFPQFPCRFTPKASSSPLQQSSICRRRFVAETAAISLSLAAPFFGSVQPANSEETALSEWERVYLPIDPGVVLLDIAFVPDDPAHGFLLGTRQTILETKDGGNTWVPRSIPSAEDEDFNYRFNSISFKGKEGWIVGKPAILLYTSNAGESWERMPLSAQLPGDMVYIKATGEKSAEMVTDQGAIYVTSNRGYNWKAAVQETVSATLNRTVSSGISGASYYTGTFNTVNRSPDGSYVAVSSRGNFYLTWQPGQPFWQPHNRAVARRIQNMGWRADGGLWLLVRGGGLYLSKGTGISEDFEEIPVQSRGFGILDVGYRSTEEAWAAGGSGVLLRTTNGGKTWTRDKAADNIAANLYSVKFIDDKKGFVLGNDGVLLRYLG; encoded by the exons ATGGCGACTCTGCAACTCACAGACTGTTCGAAACCAGCAATTATCCACCTCAAGCCTTCTTTAACTTCTCTCTTCGCCACCACTCCTTGCAGCCATTTTCGATTTCCTCAATTTCCATGTCGCTTTACTCCTAAAGCTTCTTCTTCTCCGCTCCAGCAATCTTCGATCTGTCGAAGGCGGTTCGTTGCCGAGACAGCAGCTATCTCTCTATCTTTGGCTGCTCCTTTCTTTGGTTCCGTACAACCGGCCAACTCCGAAGAGACGGCACTTTCCGAGTGGGAAAGAGTTTACCTCCCAATCGACCCTGGTGTCGTCCTTCTCGACATTGCTTTTGTTCCCGATGACCCAGCACATG GTTTTCTTTTGGGAACCAGGCAAACCATTTTGGAGACAAAAGACGGTGGAAACACATGGGTTCCACGTTCAATACCCTCAGCTGAAGATGAAGATTTTAACTACAGATTTAACTCCATTAGTTTCAAAGGGAAGGAGGGATGGATAGTTGGGAAACCTGCAATCCTGTTGTACACTTCTAATGCTGGAGAAAGCTGGGAAAGAATGCCACTTAGTGCACAACTTCCTGGAGATATG GTATATATAAAGGCAACTGGTGAAAAGAGTGCGGAGATGGTGACCGACCAAGGTGCAATATATGTCACCTCAAACAGGGGTTACAACTGGAAGGCTGCAGTTCAGGAGACTGTTTCAGCTACTCTAAATAG AACAGTTTCTAGTGGTATTAGCGGTGCAAGTTACTACACAGGAACTTTTAACACAGTAAACCGCTCACCAGATGGAAGCTATGTTGCTGTCTCAAGCCGTGGTAACTTCTATCTAACTTGGCAGCCTGGGCAG CCCTTCTGGCAACCACATAACAGAGCGGTTGCTAGAAGAATTCAAAATATGGGTTGGAGAGCTGATGGTGGTCTTTGGCTTCTTGTTCGTGGAGGGGGACTCTATCTTAGCAAAGGTACAGGG ATATCAGAGGACTTCGAAGAAATTCCAGTGCAAAGCCGGGGTTTTGGCATTCTTGACGTTGGGTATCGTTCAACA GAAGAGGCTTGGGCAGCAGGGGGGAGTGGGGTACTATTGAGAACAACCAATGGTGGCAAAACATGGACACGTGACAAAGCAGCTGACAATATTGCTGCAAATTTATACTCAGTAAA GTTTATCGATGACAAGAAAGGATTTGTGCTGGGTAACGATGGAGTCTTGCTACGGTATCTTGGATAA
- the LOC107435093 gene encoding uncharacterized protein LOC107435093: MQMERERHNVNGIRSYSEFCCDYGGYGVDQERDNGRNIYPSNSMSSPSSSSSSSSATLLPVSLPPLPPASPPLPPGVGYIQHPVSKLDTLAGVAIKYGVEVADIKKLNGLVTDLQMFALKSLQIPLPGRHPPSPCLSNGSSTPGQSSSDRISTQSMHRDLFESFQSLRVGSSPRHVSSAMCSLQGYYGLKPAEQSCKSKEFDMGTYRKGTASYLEDKLLPRTTNPPLQRHRKSKSMVNGFFDENGMADVTHVTEVREGDSDRWSEKLVRRRQKSEADFSRTPELLLEDNSCNSGFSPITGKRLAPRPKAASRTTLATDVETTGLNPLPVSFGDSFLPDGFFGVRKSSSTSNLQDQESNSSASIWSTSKWNLKPDLQAFSTVGIGRPIFDGLPKPITGRRSKAALD; this comes from the exons ATGCAGATGGAAAGAGAGAGACACAATGTGAATGGAATTAGAAGTTACAGTGAATTTTGCTGCGATTATGGTGGATATGGAGTAGATCAGGAGAGAGACAATGGCCGGAATATATATCCGTCCAATTCGATGTCTTctccatcatcttcttcttcttcttcttcggcgACATTGTTACCGGTCTCGTTGCCGCCGCTTCCTCCTGCTTCTCCTCCCCTGCCTCCTGGTGTCGGTTACATCCAACACCCCGTTTCTAAATTGGATACGCTAGCTGGCGTTGCTATCAAATACGGAGTCGAG GTTGCCGATATCAAAAAGTTGAATGGCCTCGTTACAGATCTTCAGatgtttgcccttaaatctcttcagATTCCACTGCCTGGGAGGCACCCTCCATCTccttgtttatcaaatggttccAGTACACCTGG ACAGAGTAGTTCTGATCGGATCTCAACTCAGAGCATGCACCGTGATCTGTTTGAATCGTTCCAGTCCCTTAGAGTAGGCTCTTCTCCGCGGCACGTTTCCTCAGCTATGTGCTCTTTACAAGGTTACTATGGGCTTAAACCAGCAGAACAAAGCTGTAAATCTAAAGAATTTGACATGGGAACGTACAGAAAAGGAACGGCAAGCTATTTGGAAGATAAATTACTCCCAAGAACAACCAACCCACCTTTGCAACGTCATAGGAAGTCGAAAAGCATGGTTAATGGTTTTTTTGATGAGAATGGTATGGCTGATGTCACTCACGTTACAGAAGTTAGGGAAGGAGACTCTGATCGGTGGAGCGAGAAACTTGTTAGAAGGCGTCAGAAATCTGAAGCTGACTTCTCTCGAACACCTGAATTGCTGTTGGAAGATAACAGCTGCAATAGCGGGTTTTCACCAATAACAGGAAAGCGTCTAGCTCCTAGACCTAAAGCGGCTAGTCGAACTACTCTAGCAACTGATGTTGAAACAACTGGGTTGAACCCATTACCGGTAAGCTTTGGAGATTCGTTTCTTCCAGATGGGTTTTTTGGAGTGAGGAAGTCTTCGAGTACATCAAATTTGCAGGATCAAGAGAGTAATAGTTCTGCATCAATCTGGTCAACATCCAAATGGAATTTGAAACCAGATCTACAAGCTTTTTCAACTGTGGGCATTGGAAGACCAATTTTCGATGGCTTGCCTAAGCCAATAACGGGGCGAAGAAGCAAAGCTGCACTTGATTGA